A portion of the Magnolia sinica isolate HGM2019 chromosome 17, MsV1, whole genome shotgun sequence genome contains these proteins:
- the LOC131230203 gene encoding transcription termination factor MTERF4, chloroplastic yields MKVLTYTSITKPGFLLSHPELSTLSFHFTPFKSRTWIQILDKKKNGLMTRICCSVSERMYASLTSADSSLMKSAATHSNRKRERTPSLYGRPSLLEMKNERIANRARVYEFLRSVGIVPDELDGLELPVTVDVMRERLDFLHKLGLTIEDINNYPLVLGCSVKKNMIPVLDYLGKLGVRKSTFTEFLRRYPQVLHSSVVVDLQPVVRYLQGMDIKPNDIPRVLEKYPEVLGFKLEGTMSTSVAYLVGAGVARREIGGVLTRYPEILGMRVGRVIKPFMEYLESIGIPRLAVARLIERRPHILGFVLEDRVKPNVDILLEFGVRKEFLASVVAQYPEIIGIELKPKLLSQQCLFSSNIDVGPEDFGRVVEKMPQVVSLSQAPLLKHVDFLKDCGFSLQHVKKMVVSCPQLLALNLDIMKMSFNYFQMEMGRDLDDLVAFPAFFTYGLDSTIRPRHQMVAKRGLKCSLAWLLNCSDEKFKERMEYDSIDMEEMEMEASFDMKTLLEPREESYSEDDEDSDDEYM; encoded by the coding sequence ATGAAGGTACTCACCTACACTAGCATAACAAAACCTGGGTTTTTGCTTTCACACCCAGAATTATCCACTCTTAGCTTTCATTTCACCCCATTTAAGTCTCGGACTTGGATCCAAATACTGGATAAGAAGAAAAATGGGCTGATGACCAGAATTTGTTGTTCCGTATCCGAGAGGATGTATGCTTCTTTGACTTCTGCAGATTCATCTTTGATGAAGTCGGCGGCCACCCATTCAAATCGAAAACGAGAACGCACCCCTTCACTCTACGGTCGGCCAAGTTTGCTTGAGATGAAGAATGAGAGGATTGCTAATCGCGCTCGGGTTTACGAGTTCTTGAGGAGTGTGGGTATTGTTCCTGATGAACTGGATGGATTGGAGCTCCCTGTCACTGTCGATGTCATGAGGGAACGCTTGGATTTCTTGCACAAGTTGGGCCTTACAATAGAAGACATCAATAACTACCCACTCGTGCTCGGTTGCAGCGTGAAGAAAAACATGATACCTGTTCTTGATTACCTTGGAAAGTTGGGGGTCCGCAAATCAACATTTACAGAGTTCCTCCGTAGATACCCACAAGTCCTACACTCTAGTGTCGTGGTAGACCTCCAGCCAGTTGTCAGATATCTTCAAGGGATGGATATCAAGCCAAATGATATTCCTCGTGTTCTCGAGAAGTATCCTGAGGTATTGGGATTCAAACTTGAGGGCACCATGAGCACATCTGTGGCGTACTTGGTTGGAGCTGGAGTTGCAAGAAGAGAAATTGGCGGTGTCCTTACCCGATATCCAGAGATACTGGGAATGCGAGTTGGGCGAGTGATCAAGCCTTTCATGGAGTATCTTGAAAGCATAGGCATTCCCAGACTGGCCGTAGCAAGACTGATTGAGAGACGTCCCCACATCCTTGGTTTTGTTTTAGAGGATCGAGTGAAACCAAATGTTGATATTCTCTTAGAATTCGGTGTGAGGAAAGAGTTCTTAGCTTCTGTGGTAGCACAGTATCCCGAGATCATTGGAATTGAGCTGAAACCGAAGCTGCTCTCTCAACAGTGCTTGTTCAGCTCAAATATCGATGTGGGTCCTGAGGATTTCGGCAGAGTAGTTGAGAAGATGCCACAAGTTGTTAGCTTGAGTCAAGCTCCCCTGTTAAAGCATGTTGATTTCTTGAAAGATTGTGGATTTTCATTACAGCATGTGAAAAAGATGGTGGTTAGTTGCCCGCAATTGCTTGCTTTGAATCTTGACATTATGAAGATGAGCTTCAATTATTTCCAGATGGAGATGGGTAGAGATTTGGATGATTTGGTCGCCTTCCCTGCTTTCTTTACGTATGGTCTGGATTCGACGATACGCCCGAGGCATCAGATGGTTGCTAAGAGGGGCCTGAAGTGCTCTCTAGCATGGCTCCTCAATTGTAGTGATGAGAAGTTCAAGGAACGGATGGAGTATGATTCTATCGACATGGAGGAAATGGAAATGGAGGCATCTTTCGACATGAAAACGCTGTTGGAACCGAGAGAAGAATCATATTCGGAAGATGATGAGGATAGTGATGATGAGTATATGTAA